From Micromonospora echinospora, one genomic window encodes:
- a CDS encoding GNAT family N-acetyltransferase, whose protein sequence is MIGQVAVRRFPDLTVSTPRTEVRRHSARDADPVSGIFADRLTQRWLPLADESGHIDGLAWCTDLARQRRDSGDGDHFAVVRREDARVVGCLWTRRTDWGARLTEVSYAMAPEARGYGLAAEAVLALAIALILEHGFQRVELRVAPGNVASRRVAEKAGFSYEGLLRNAGYVRGNRVDLELWSFVTADLR, encoded by the coding sequence GTGATCGGGCAGGTGGCGGTGCGCCGCTTCCCGGACCTGACCGTCTCCACCCCGCGTACCGAGGTACGCCGGCACAGCGCGCGGGACGCCGACCCGGTCTCGGGGATCTTCGCGGACCGGTTGACCCAGCGCTGGCTGCCGCTGGCCGACGAGTCGGGACACATCGACGGGCTGGCCTGGTGCACGGACCTGGCCCGGCAACGGCGGGACAGCGGCGACGGCGACCACTTCGCGGTGGTGCGCCGGGAGGACGCCCGGGTGGTCGGCTGCCTCTGGACCAGACGGACCGACTGGGGTGCCCGCCTCACCGAGGTCTCGTACGCGATGGCGCCGGAGGCGCGGGGCTACGGCCTGGCGGCGGAGGCCGTCCTCGCGCTCGCCATCGCGCTGATCTTGGAGCACGGGTTCCAGCGGGTCGAGTTGCGGGTGGCCCCGGGCAACGTGGCGTCCCGGCGGGTGGCCGAGAAGGCCGGATTCAGCTACGAAGGCCTGCTGCGCAACGCCGGCTACGTCCGGGGCAACCGCGTCGACCTGGAACTCTGGTCCTTCGTCACGGCCGACCTCCGCTGA
- a CDS encoding cobalamin biosynthesis protein has translation MRQAVIVADAAGLAAGYALDAFLGDPRRWHPVAGFGRAAGALERRLYRPDRAAGAAFTALAVGVPVLLGAAGALATRRRPVARAVLVAAGTWTVLGGRTLRHESEMMGRALRDGDLPAARRRLNHLCGRDPSVLDEPELARATVESVAENTSDAVVAPLFWGAVAGLPGLLGYRAANTLDAMVGHRSDRYARFGTPAARLDDLLNLAPARLTGLLTVAVAPVARGDRERAWHVWRRDRNDHPSPNAGQCESAMAGALGVRLGGRNVYFGRSEVRPFLGDGPRPEARHLRRAARISGAVGRSALALAVAVAVGRAALGRAVPGPDRNGRVRGALGRAVPRPTGVEDRVRGALGRATPAGVASVRDIRAGASRVGAGRGRAA, from the coding sequence ATGCGGCAGGCAGTCATCGTCGCCGACGCGGCCGGGCTGGCGGCGGGGTACGCGCTGGACGCGTTCCTCGGCGACCCGCGCCGATGGCACCCGGTCGCCGGGTTCGGTCGGGCCGCCGGTGCCCTGGAGCGACGTCTCTACCGCCCGGACCGGGCGGCGGGCGCGGCGTTCACCGCGCTCGCGGTCGGCGTGCCGGTGCTGCTCGGCGCGGCGGGAGCGCTCGCCACCCGCCGGCGACCGGTGGCCCGGGCGGTCCTGGTGGCGGCCGGCACCTGGACGGTGCTCGGCGGTCGCACCCTGCGCCACGAGTCCGAGATGATGGGCCGGGCGCTGCGCGACGGCGACCTGCCGGCCGCCCGACGTCGGCTCAACCACCTCTGCGGACGCGACCCGTCCGTCCTGGACGAGCCGGAACTCGCCCGGGCCACCGTCGAGTCGGTCGCCGAGAACACCTCCGACGCCGTGGTGGCACCGCTGTTCTGGGGTGCGGTCGCCGGGCTGCCCGGCCTGCTCGGCTACCGGGCGGCGAACACCCTGGACGCCATGGTCGGTCACCGCTCGGACCGGTACGCCCGCTTCGGCACCCCCGCCGCCCGCCTGGACGACCTGCTCAACCTGGCCCCGGCCCGACTGACCGGGCTGCTCACCGTGGCCGTGGCCCCGGTGGCGCGGGGCGACCGGGAGCGGGCCTGGCACGTGTGGCGACGGGACCGGAACGACCATCCGAGCCCCAACGCCGGGCAGTGCGAGTCGGCCATGGCCGGGGCGCTCGGGGTGCGGCTGGGCGGGCGGAACGTCTACTTCGGGCGCTCCGAGGTGCGGCCGTTCCTCGGTGACGGGCCCCGGCCGGAGGCCCGGCACCTGCGTCGGGCGGCACGGATTTCCGGGGCGGTCGGCCGCTCCGCGCTCGCGTTGGCCGTCGCCGTCGCGGTGGGCCGGGCGGCGCTGGGTCGGGCGGTACCGGGTCCGGACCGGAACGGGCGAGTGCGGGGAGCGCTGGGTCGGGCGGTACCACGTCCGACAGGCGTGGAAGACCGGGTGCGGGGAGCGCTGGGCCGGGCGACGCCGGCCGGGGTGGCGTCGGTGCGTGACATCCGGGCGGGGGCGTCCCGGGTCGGGGCGGGGAGAGGGAGAGCGGCATGA
- a CDS encoding rhodanese-like domain-containing protein produces the protein MSPGVDALLEQARAGVRRFTPHETIQAAGRGALVVDTRTDLQRREQGELPGVVVIDRTVLEWRLDPASTWRIPEATGYDLEVVVVCRQGYSSSLAAASLRALGLHRATDMVGGVEAWRAAGLPMSDRPADVRH, from the coding sequence ATGAGTCCCGGTGTCGACGCCCTGCTCGAACAGGCGCGGGCCGGCGTACGTCGGTTCACCCCGCACGAGACGATCCAGGCCGCCGGCCGAGGCGCGCTCGTGGTCGACACCCGCACCGATCTGCAACGACGCGAGCAGGGCGAACTGCCCGGCGTGGTGGTGATCGACCGGACCGTGCTGGAGTGGCGGCTGGACCCGGCCAGCACCTGGCGGATCCCCGAGGCCACCGGGTACGACCTGGAGGTCGTCGTGGTGTGCCGGCAGGGCTACAGCTCCAGCCTGGCGGCGGCGAGCCTGCGGGCGCTCGGGCTGCACCGGGCGACGGACATGGTCGGCGGGGTCGAGGCGTGGCGGGCGGCGGGCCTGCCGATGTCCGACCGTCCCGCCGACGTCCGTCACTGA
- a CDS encoding dipeptidase, which yields MTTPIMTESELRAAVERELPGVRADLERLVRIPGIAFDGFDHAQVERSAEAVAELLRGCGLAARIVRSGGQPAVIGTRPAPPGAPTVLLYAHHDVQPVGDRSLWESDPFEPVERDGRLYGRGAADDKAGIMAHVAALRAFGDALPVGVVLFIEGEEEYGSDSLERLLAEHRDELAADVIVIADSTNWDIGVPALTTSLRGIVNCFVEVRTLEHPVHSGMFGGPVPDALTALSRLLASLHDEVGDVAVAGLARAADATVDYPEDRFRAEAGLVDGVSLIGTGGITDRIWARPSVAVLGIDAPATAEAPNALVPAAKAKLSVRLAAGDDPKRAYQAIRAHLERHAPWGARVEVTLEHDGAPCVIDCSGPLFDAARAAFRTAWDGVEPVETGIGGSIPFIATFQEMFPLAAIMVTGVEDPHSRAHGPNESLHLGEFARVCLAEALLLARVAEAGTKRN from the coding sequence ATGACCACTCCGATCATGACCGAGTCCGAGCTGCGGGCCGCCGTCGAGCGGGAACTGCCCGGCGTCCGCGCCGATCTGGAACGCCTCGTCCGCATCCCCGGCATCGCGTTCGACGGCTTCGACCACGCGCAGGTGGAGCGCTCCGCCGAGGCGGTGGCCGAGCTGCTGCGCGGCTGTGGCCTGGCGGCACGGATCGTGCGTTCCGGCGGCCAGCCCGCGGTGATCGGGACGAGGCCCGCCCCGCCCGGCGCGCCCACGGTGCTGCTCTACGCCCACCACGACGTCCAGCCGGTCGGCGACCGGTCCCTGTGGGAGTCCGACCCGTTCGAGCCGGTCGAGCGGGACGGCCGCCTCTACGGCCGGGGCGCCGCCGACGACAAGGCCGGCATCATGGCCCACGTCGCCGCGCTGCGCGCCTTCGGCGACGCGCTGCCGGTCGGGGTGGTGCTGTTCATCGAGGGTGAGGAGGAGTACGGCTCCGACTCCCTGGAGCGTCTCCTCGCCGAGCACCGGGACGAACTCGCCGCGGACGTCATCGTCATCGCCGACTCCACCAACTGGGACATCGGCGTGCCGGCGCTGACCACCTCGCTGCGCGGCATCGTCAACTGCTTCGTCGAGGTGCGTACCCTCGAACACCCCGTGCACAGCGGCATGTTCGGCGGACCGGTCCCGGACGCGCTCACCGCGCTGTCCCGCCTCCTGGCCAGCCTGCACGACGAGGTGGGGGACGTGGCGGTGGCGGGGCTGGCCCGCGCGGCGGACGCGACGGTCGACTACCCGGAGGACCGGTTCCGTGCGGAGGCCGGTCTGGTCGACGGGGTGTCGCTGATCGGCACCGGCGGGATCACCGACCGGATCTGGGCCCGTCCGTCGGTCGCGGTGCTCGGCATCGACGCTCCGGCCACCGCGGAGGCCCCGAACGCCCTGGTCCCGGCGGCGAAGGCCAAGCTGAGCGTACGACTGGCGGCGGGGGACGACCCGAAGCGGGCGTACCAGGCGATCCGTGCCCACCTGGAGCGGCACGCCCCCTGGGGCGCACGGGTGGAGGTCACGCTGGAGCACGACGGCGCGCCCTGTGTCATCGACTGCTCCGGCCCGCTGTTCGACGCGGCCCGTGCGGCCTTCCGGACCGCCTGGGACGGCGTCGAGCCGGTGGAGACCGGGATCGGCGGCTCCATCCCGTTCATCGCGACCTTCCAGGAGATGTTCCCGCTGGCGGCGATCATGGTGACCGGGGTCGAGGACCCGCACTCCCGGGCGCACGGGCCGAACGAGAGCCTGCATCTCGGCGAGTTCGCCCGGGTCTGCCTCGCCGAGGCGCTGTTGCTGGCCAGGGTCGCCGAGGCGGGCACGAAGCGGAACTGA
- a CDS encoding ATP-dependent DNA ligase yields MGTVRFLDLAATSAAVSATSGRRAKVELLAGALRALDPAEVPAGAGWLAGELRQRQTGVGWASLRDLPPPAGVPTLTVASVDAAIDEIAAVHGPGSQARRRALLHALLAAATAAEQRMLVGLFSGELRQGAQAGLLADAVARAADVPLGAVRRALLVAGDLRAVAVAALDGGAAALAGFGLRVGRPLAPMLAQSAPTVADALTATGAPAVVDVKLDGIRIQVHRSGSDIAVFTRSLDEITARVPEVVAAVRTLPARELVLDGEAIGLDATGRPLPFQETSSRAARRTTPSVAARTPVAPAVLAAAATTGGTVLTPYFFDLLHLDGEDLIDAPGRDRWAALAGAVDAELLVGRTEVDGPEAASAAFTAALAAGQEGVVVKSPDARYDAGRRGAAWVKVKPRHTLDLVVLAVEWGSGRRRGWLSNLHLGARDPATGGFVMLGKTFKGLTDELLRWQTERFLSIAVERGEHVVRVRPEQVVEIAFDGVQTSPRYPGGVALRFARVVRYRDDKSAAEADTINAVRALRPASATG; encoded by the coding sequence ATGGGAACCGTGCGGTTCCTCGACCTGGCGGCCACCTCCGCCGCGGTCAGCGCCACCAGCGGCCGGCGGGCCAAGGTGGAACTGCTCGCGGGGGCGTTGCGCGCGCTCGACCCGGCGGAGGTGCCGGCCGGCGCCGGCTGGCTCGCCGGCGAACTGCGCCAGCGACAGACCGGTGTGGGTTGGGCCAGCCTCCGCGACCTACCGCCGCCGGCCGGCGTGCCGACGCTGACCGTCGCCTCGGTCGACGCGGCGATCGACGAGATCGCCGCCGTGCACGGGCCGGGCTCCCAGGCCCGCCGCCGTGCCCTGCTGCACGCTCTCCTCGCCGCGGCCACCGCCGCCGAGCAACGCATGCTGGTCGGCCTGTTCAGCGGTGAGCTACGCCAGGGCGCGCAGGCCGGGCTGCTCGCCGACGCCGTCGCCCGCGCCGCCGACGTGCCGCTGGGCGCGGTGCGTCGGGCCCTGCTCGTCGCCGGTGACCTCCGCGCGGTGGCGGTCGCCGCCCTCGACGGGGGTGCCGCCGCGCTGGCCGGGTTCGGGCTGCGGGTCGGGCGTCCCCTCGCTCCGATGCTGGCCCAGAGCGCCCCCACGGTGGCCGACGCGCTCACCGCCACCGGTGCTCCCGCCGTCGTCGACGTCAAGCTCGACGGCATCCGGATCCAGGTGCACCGCTCCGGCTCCGACATCGCCGTCTTCACCCGCAGCCTCGACGAGATCACCGCGCGCGTCCCCGAGGTGGTGGCGGCCGTCCGCACGCTGCCCGCCCGGGAACTGGTGCTCGACGGGGAGGCGATCGGGCTCGACGCCACCGGGCGACCGCTGCCGTTCCAGGAGACCTCCAGCCGGGCCGCCCGCCGTACCACCCCCAGCGTCGCCGCCCGGACCCCGGTCGCCCCGGCCGTGCTCGCCGCCGCCGCCACGACCGGCGGCACCGTGCTGACGCCGTACTTCTTCGACCTGCTGCACCTCGACGGCGAGGATCTGATCGACGCGCCGGGCCGGGACCGCTGGGCCGCGCTGGCCGGGGCGGTCGACGCCGAGCTGCTGGTCGGGCGGACGGAGGTCGACGGCCCGGAAGCGGCCTCGGCGGCCTTCACCGCCGCGCTGGCCGCCGGCCAGGAGGGGGTCGTGGTCAAGTCCCCCGACGCGCGGTACGACGCCGGCCGGCGCGGGGCGGCCTGGGTGAAGGTGAAGCCCCGGCACACCCTCGACCTGGTCGTTCTCGCGGTGGAGTGGGGCAGCGGCCGGCGCCGGGGCTGGCTGTCCAACCTCCACCTGGGCGCGCGGGACCCGGCCACCGGTGGCTTCGTCATGCTCGGCAAGACCTTCAAGGGGCTCACCGACGAGCTGTTGCGCTGGCAGACCGAGCGGTTCCTCTCGATCGCCGTGGAGCGGGGCGAGCACGTGGTGCGGGTCCGCCCCGAACAGGTGGTCGAGATCGCCTTCGACGGGGTGCAGACCAGCCCCCGGTATCCGGGCGGAGTGGCGCTGCGTTTCGCCCGGGTGGTGCGCTACCGCGACGACAAGAGCGCCGCCGAGGCGGACACCATCAACGCCGTCCGGGCCCTGCGTCCGGCGTCGGCCACCGGCTGA
- a CDS encoding cobyrinate a,c-diamide synthase → MSVVPRLVVAAPSSGHGKNAVSIGLVAAFRKRGLDVAGFKVGPDHADAAYLGVAADGRPGRNLDPRLVGPERVAPLFAHGAAGAKLALVQGTMGLYDSVAGPSEVESTAAVATALRSPVVLVVDVSTMGQSLAALVHGFRSFDELLWLGGVILNRVASPRHEGLLREALDDIGVPVFGSLRPGDLPPMFPARSYGMVPALAGDPEVTRAARRLGEGIADRLDLDGLLRLARSAPSLAVEPWSPGAPTAVVRPDRPVVALAGTARGGYGYVETGELLAAAGAEVVPVDPFRDEALPAGTAALVVGSGLPEAYAEQLSANGPLRAAVAELARAGRPVLAEGAGLLWLARELDGRPMCGVLDATGTTHDGTVLGYREATAATESLVATRGAVRHGYKQHRAVLTPRAGERPAWSWPGGPPEGHVWSGGYASQLALHWAGAPDVASRLVAAAVAATRRAPVPTSPGPAGPVAVAPARVGRTPEVPA, encoded by the coding sequence ATGAGCGTCGTGCCACGTCTCGTGGTCGCCGCGCCCTCGTCCGGGCACGGCAAGAACGCCGTCTCGATCGGCCTGGTCGCCGCCTTCCGGAAACGGGGCCTGGACGTCGCCGGGTTCAAGGTGGGGCCGGACCACGCCGACGCCGCCTACCTCGGGGTGGCCGCCGACGGACGACCCGGCCGCAACCTCGATCCGCGGCTGGTCGGGCCGGAACGCGTCGCCCCGCTCTTCGCGCACGGGGCGGCCGGGGCGAAACTGGCGCTGGTGCAGGGCACCATGGGCCTCTACGACAGTGTCGCCGGCCCGTCCGAGGTCGAGTCCACCGCCGCGGTCGCCACCGCGCTGCGCAGTCCGGTGGTGCTGGTGGTCGACGTGTCGACGATGGGGCAGTCGCTGGCCGCGCTGGTGCACGGCTTCCGTTCGTTCGACGAACTGCTCTGGCTGGGCGGGGTGATCCTGAACCGGGTCGCCTCCCCACGGCACGAGGGGCTGCTGCGCGAGGCGCTCGACGACATCGGCGTACCGGTCTTCGGGTCGCTGCGCCCGGGAGACCTGCCCCCGATGTTCCCCGCCCGGTCGTACGGCATGGTGCCGGCGCTGGCGGGCGATCCGGAGGTGACGCGGGCGGCGCGGCGGCTGGGGGAGGGCATCGCCGACCGGCTCGACCTGGACGGCCTGCTCCGGCTGGCCCGCTCCGCGCCGTCGCTGGCCGTCGAACCCTGGTCACCCGGCGCGCCGACGGCCGTCGTCCGGCCCGACCGTCCGGTGGTCGCGCTCGCCGGCACCGCGCGTGGGGGCTACGGGTACGTCGAGACCGGTGAACTGCTCGCCGCCGCCGGGGCCGAGGTGGTTCCGGTGGACCCGTTCCGCGACGAGGCCCTGCCGGCGGGCACCGCCGCGCTGGTCGTGGGATCGGGGCTTCCCGAGGCGTACGCGGAGCAGCTCTCCGCCAACGGCCCGCTCCGCGCGGCGGTGGCGGAACTGGCCCGCGCCGGGCGTCCGGTGCTGGCCGAGGGGGCGGGCCTGCTCTGGCTGGCCCGGGAGCTGGACGGCCGGCCGATGTGCGGGGTGCTCGACGCGACCGGGACGACCCACGACGGCACGGTGCTCGGCTACCGGGAGGCGACCGCCGCGACGGAGAGCCTGGTGGCGACCCGGGGCGCGGTACGCCACGGCTACAAGCAGCACCGGGCGGTGCTCACGCCCCGGGCCGGGGAACGCCCGGCCTGGAGCTGGCCGGGCGGGCCGCCCGAGGGGCACGTCTGGTCCGGCGGGTACGCCTCACAGCTCGCCCTGCACTGGGCCGGCGCACCGGACGTCGCCTCCCGGCTGGTCGCCGCCGCCGTGGCAGCCACCCGGCGTGCCCCGGTTCCGACCAGCCCCGGACCCGCCGGACCGGTGGCCGTCGCCCCGGCCCGGGTCGGCCGCACCCCGGAGGTCCCGGCGTGA
- a CDS encoding SURF1 family protein, translating to MYRFLLTPRWLGYLVLALVAAAVMVQLGNWQLDRYQGRSAINERIDATARMTPVPLGDVLAAPTGSSGTAGAAPDAEDVWTRVTVTGRYDAANSVWIRGRSVDRQVGFELVTPLLLADGSAVLVDRGWVPPTPGGDATARPELPATPGGEVTVVGRVRLSESGAGAVDRRDGRLETRRIGVAQLARELPYPIHGAYVLLDEQTPAAEPVFQAVPVRHENNWQNLGYVVQWWLFAAMTLVAYGWVARREAHRLAGVRRPSGDRVEEETGDGAEEPTGGRVEEPTRTGPV from the coding sequence GTGTACCGGTTCCTCCTGACGCCCCGCTGGCTGGGCTATCTCGTGCTGGCGCTGGTCGCCGCCGCGGTGATGGTGCAGCTCGGCAACTGGCAGCTCGACCGTTACCAGGGCCGCTCGGCGATCAACGAGCGCATCGACGCGACCGCGCGGATGACGCCGGTGCCGCTGGGCGACGTGCTCGCGGCCCCGACCGGGTCATCCGGCACGGCCGGAGCCGCGCCGGACGCGGAGGACGTCTGGACCCGGGTCACCGTCACCGGGCGGTACGACGCGGCCAACTCGGTTTGGATCCGAGGGCGGAGCGTCGACCGCCAGGTCGGCTTCGAGCTGGTCACCCCGCTGCTGCTGGCCGACGGCTCGGCCGTCCTGGTGGACCGGGGCTGGGTGCCGCCCACCCCCGGCGGGGACGCGACCGCACGGCCCGAGCTGCCCGCCACGCCGGGTGGGGAGGTGACGGTGGTCGGCCGGGTCCGGCTCAGCGAGAGCGGGGCGGGCGCCGTCGACCGGCGCGACGGCCGGTTGGAGACCCGCCGGATCGGCGTCGCCCAGCTCGCCCGGGAACTGCCCTACCCGATCCACGGGGCGTACGTGCTGCTCGACGAGCAGACCCCGGCTGCCGAACCGGTCTTCCAGGCGGTGCCGGTGCGGCACGAGAACAACTGGCAGAACCTCGGCTACGTGGTGCAGTGGTGGCTCTTCGCCGCGATGACGCTGGTCGCGTACGGCTGGGTGGCCCGGCGGGAGGCGCACCGGCTGGCCGGCGTCCGCCGTCCCTCGGGTGACCGGGTCGAGGAGGAAACCGGAGACGGGGCCGAGGAGCCCACCGGCGGCCGGGTCGAGGAACCCACCCGGACCGGCCCGGTCTGA
- a CDS encoding cobyric acid synthase produces the protein MSGGLLVAGTTSDAGKSVLTAGICRWLHRRGVKVAPFKAQNMSNNSAVVVGADGRGGEIGRAQAMQAAACGLAPDLRFNPVLLKPGSDLASQVVLLGEAVDTVTAGNFRVLRPRLAETAWAALAELRAEYDVVICEGAGSPAEINLRDGDYVNMGLARHAGLPVVVVGDIDRGGVFASMFGTVALLDPADQALVAGFVVNKFRGDLGLLQPGLDMLRQVTGRPTYGVLPWHLDLWLDAEDSLAYGRVLGRPAAPHGDEWLDVAVVRLPRVSNATDVEALATEPGVRVRLTVEPAELAAADLVVLPGSKSTVADLAWLRETGLADAVLAHAAAGKPLLGICGGFQMLGRAIHDPVESRRGSVPGLGLLPVEITFDPRKTVRQSAGAAFDDVEVRGYEIHHGYVSTADPDLPPLLTYADGRSEGARLGAVYGTHWHGAFESDDFRRRFLAEVAGQAGRRGFRPAPATSFAAARERSLDLLGDLVEEHLDTDALWRLVESGPPTGLPFIPPGAPTG, from the coding sequence ATGAGCGGCGGGTTGCTGGTCGCCGGGACCACCTCGGACGCGGGCAAGAGCGTGCTGACCGCCGGCATCTGCCGCTGGCTGCACCGCCGGGGCGTCAAGGTGGCTCCCTTCAAGGCGCAGAACATGTCCAACAACTCGGCCGTGGTGGTCGGGGCGGACGGTCGGGGCGGCGAGATCGGCCGGGCGCAGGCCATGCAGGCCGCCGCCTGCGGGCTCGCCCCGGACCTGCGCTTCAACCCGGTGCTGCTCAAGCCCGGCAGCGACCTGGCCAGTCAGGTGGTGCTCCTCGGCGAGGCGGTCGACACGGTGACCGCCGGCAACTTCCGGGTGCTGCGTCCCCGGCTCGCCGAGACGGCGTGGGCCGCCCTCGCCGAGTTGCGCGCCGAGTACGACGTGGTGATCTGCGAGGGGGCGGGCAGCCCGGCCGAGATCAACCTCCGGGACGGCGACTACGTCAACATGGGGCTGGCCCGGCACGCCGGGCTCCCGGTCGTCGTCGTCGGCGACATCGACCGCGGTGGGGTGTTCGCCTCCATGTTCGGCACGGTGGCCCTGCTGGACCCGGCCGACCAGGCGCTCGTCGCCGGCTTCGTGGTCAACAAGTTCCGGGGCGACCTCGGCCTGCTCCAGCCCGGACTGGACATGCTGCGCCAGGTGACCGGCCGTCCCACGTACGGGGTGCTGCCCTGGCACCTCGACCTCTGGCTGGACGCCGAGGACTCGCTCGCCTACGGCCGGGTGCTCGGCCGGCCGGCCGCCCCGCACGGCGACGAGTGGCTGGACGTGGCCGTCGTCCGGCTGCCCCGGGTCAGCAACGCCACCGACGTGGAGGCGCTCGCGACCGAGCCCGGCGTGCGGGTGCGGCTGACCGTCGAGCCGGCCGAACTCGCCGCCGCCGACCTGGTCGTCCTGCCCGGCTCGAAGTCGACCGTGGCCGACCTCGCCTGGCTGCGGGAGACCGGGCTCGCCGACGCGGTCCTCGCCCACGCGGCGGCGGGAAAGCCGCTGCTCGGCATCTGTGGCGGCTTCCAGATGCTGGGGCGGGCGATCCACGACCCGGTGGAGAGCCGGCGGGGCAGCGTGCCGGGGCTCGGGCTGCTGCCCGTCGAGATCACCTTCGACCCGCGCAAGACCGTCCGCCAGTCCGCCGGCGCCGCCTTCGACGACGTCGAGGTCCGGGGCTACGAGATCCACCACGGGTACGTCTCCACCGCCGACCCCGACCTGCCCCCGCTGCTCACCTACGCCGACGGCCGGAGCGAGGGAGCCCGGCTCGGCGCGGTGTACGGCACGCACTGGCACGGGGCCTTCGAATCCGACGACTTCCGCCGCCGCTTCCTTGCCGAGGTGGCGGGGCAGGCCGGGCGGCGGGGCTTCCGGCCGGCGCCGGCCACCTCGTTCGCCGCCGCCCGGGAACGCAGCCTCGACCTCCTCGGCGACCTGGTCGAGGAGCACCTGGACACCGACGCCCTCTGGCGGCTCGTCGAGTCCGGCCCCCCGACCGGCCTGCCCTTCATTCCCCCGGGCGCACCCACCGGCTGA